One Triticum dicoccoides isolate Atlit2015 ecotype Zavitan chromosome 4B, WEW_v2.0, whole genome shotgun sequence genomic window carries:
- the LOC119290907 gene encoding splicing factor 3A subunit 2-like has product MDREWGSKPGSGGAATAQNEAIDRRERLRRLALETIDLAKDPYFMRNHLGSYECKLCLTLHNNEGNYLAHTQGKRHQTNLAKRAAREAKDAPAQPQPNKRKLAPRKSVKIGRPGYTVTKQYDPDTKQHSFLFEIEYPEIEDNSKPRHRFMASYEQKIQSWDKRYQYLLFAAEPYEVIGFKIPSTEIDKSTDKFFSYWDPDKKSYILQLYFKPRPPEINRQPAAPGTVPNGTGGPPGAPPRPPSQPQALPPPPPNAPMGMPPRIPPPPMSGLQPPPPPPPLANGPPRSIPPPPPSGGPMANFTPGAPPPRPPMQGYPGPQQ; this is encoded by the exons ATGGACCGCGAGTGGGGCTCCAAGCCCGGCAGCGGCGGCGCCGCCACCGCCCAGAATGAGGCCATTGACCGGCGGGAGCGCCTGCGCCGCCTCGCGCTCGAGACCATCGACCTCGCCAAGGACCCCTACTTCATGCGAAATCATCTCGGCAG CTATGAGTGCAAGCTCTGCCTGACGCTCCACAACAACGAGGGGAACTACCTCGCGCACACGCAGGGGAAGCGGCACCAGACCAACCTCGCCAAGCGTGCCGCCCGCGAGGCCAAGGACGCGCCCGCGCAGCCCCAGCCAAACAAGCGCAAGCTCGCGCCCCGCAAGTCTG TTAAGATTGGCAGACCTGGATATACAGTAACTAAACAGTATGATCCTGACACGAAGCAACACTCATTTCTCTTTGAG ATCGAGTATCCTGAAATCGAAGATAATAGCAAGCCAAGGCACCGTTTCATGGCATCATATGAACAG AAAATCCAATCTTGGGATAAGAGGTACCAATATCTGCTTTTTGCAGCGGAGCCCTACGAGGTCATTGGCTTTAAG ATTCCAAGCACAGAGATTGACAAATCAACAGACAAGTTTTTCTCGTATTGGGATCCGGACAAGAAGTCGTACATT CTACAACTATACTTCAAGCCAAGACCACCGGAAATTAACAGACAACCAGCAGCTCCTGGTACTGTCCCAAATGGGACAGGAGGCCCTCCTGGTGCTCCACCAAGGCCACCATCCCAGCCACAGGCTCTGCCGCCACCTCCACCGAATGCACCTATGGGAATGCCCCCTAGGATCCCGCCACCACCAATGAGcggtcttcaacctccaccccctccaCCTCCGCTTGCAAATGGTCCTCCGCGTTCaataccacctccacctccttctgGTGGTCCAATGGCTAACTTTACTCCTGGAGCACCTCCGCCACGCCCTCCGATGCAAGGCTACCCTGGACCTCAGCAGTAG
- the LOC119290908 gene encoding mitochondrial phosphate carrier protein 3, mitochondrial-like: protein MASRDKVGCPTATLPLDRLLASLATNAEQLGKRWEIAVRDRRARAAERRVEADAAPPVQLHTPLFYATCALGGVLSTGLTHLAVTPLDLVKCNMQVDPSKYRDISSGFGVLLQEQGLGGFFKGWMATLVGYSSQGACKFGFYEYFKKCYSDIAGPENADRLKTAIYLAASASAEVIADLALCPMEAVKVRIQTQPGFARCLTDGLPKLVRSEGAFGLYKGIVPLWGRQIPYTMMKFACFETIVEMVYKHAVPKPKDQCSKPLQLAVSFAGGYIAGVLCAAISHPADNLVSFLNNAKGATVADAITTIGLWGLFTRGLPLRIIMVGTLTGAQWATYDAFKVFVGLPTTGGVSSSCHAATTLHRVDHEKQN, encoded by the exons ATGGCGAGCCGCGACAAGGTCGGCTGCCCCACGGCCACGCTGCCCCTCGACCGCCTCCTGGCCTCGCTCGCCACCAACGCGGAGCAGCTGGGGAAGAGATGGGAGATCGCCGTCCGCGACCGGAGGGCCAGAGCGGCCGAGCGGAGGGTGGAGGCGGATGCGGCGCCGCCGGTGCAGCTGCACACGCCGCTCTTCTACGCCACCTGCGCCCTCGGCGGGGTCCTCAGCACTGGCCTCACCCACCTCGCAGTCACGCCGCTCGACCTCGTCAAGTGCAATATGCAG GTTGACCCTAGCAAGTACAGGGACATCTCGTCTGGCTTCGGTGTGCTGCTCCAAGAGCAGGGTCTCGGTGGGTTCTTCAAAGGCTGGATGGCCACGCTGGTTGGGTATAGTAGCCAGGGAGCCTGCAAGTTTGGTTTCTACGAGTACTTTAAGAAGTGCTACTCGGACATTGCTGGTCCCGAGAATGCTGACAGGTTGAAGACCGCCATCTACCTCGCTGCATCGGCGTCGGCTGAGGTAATTGCAGATTTAGCTCTCTGCCCCATGGAAGCCGTCAAGGTTCGGATCCAGACGCAGCCGGGATTCGCTCGATGCCTAACCGATGGGCTTCCGAAACTTGTCCGGTCCGAAGGTGCCTTTGG GCTTTACAAGGGAATAGTTCCTCTTTGGGGCCGCCAAATTCCTT ACACTATGATGAAATTTGCTTGTTTTGAGACCATTGTTGAGATGGTGTACAAGCATGCTGTCCCAAAACCAAAAGATCAATGCAGTAAACCACTCCAGCTAGCTGTGAGTTTTGCAGGGGGGTACATTGCTGGAGTCTTGTGTGCTGCTATCTCTCATCCCGCAGACAACCTGGTGTCTTTTCTCAACAATGCAAAGGGAGCCACTGTGGCAGAT gctataacAACCATTGGGTTGTGGGGCCTTTTCACTCGTGGCCTTCCACTCCGTATTATCATGGTCGGTACTCTTACCGGAGCGCAATGGGCAACATATGACGCGTTTAAAGTATTTGTTGGGCT ACCAACCACCGGGGGAGTCAGCTCTAGTTGTCATGCTGCCACTACTTTGCACCGAGTAGATCATGAGAAGCAGAACTGA